The Entelurus aequoreus isolate RoL-2023_Sb linkage group LG23, RoL_Eaeq_v1.1, whole genome shotgun sequence genome has a window encoding:
- the LOC133640751 gene encoding E3 SUMO-protein ligase ZBED1-like isoform X1, with protein MKRRKRSAVWEHFTLKEDDATCKICKAVLKYNNSTSSLNYHLKSLHAAVLGGESGGGARPGQPSVAEAFSKRKAVCDDARAEGITQRICNMVEKDMLPISIVDGKGFRELMNYCEPDYQIPSRETITTRIEARYKRKKAELKARLANTHVAITTDCWTSNTTESYITVTCHYMEDWLMRSAVLATESMPMSHTADNLAERLNEIVHAWGLTGRVIACVHDNASNIVLANSQPRVDWASVPCYTHTLQLAINDGFAGTLHQVIAAAGRLVKHFKHSTKATKALETKQGQMGLERHQLIQSCKTRWNSVCDMFARLVEQRWAVCAVLSDRTFTKLSDARTLEIRDDHWKIMEEMGPVLVALKTATTVMSTETEVSISNTYPISFGLIDVHLKKRVEGDSGKVAEFKSKVAASLSRRMKIASDDFLTSTPMIATMVDPRHKHLSFLSPARRISANAKLLELAQAEDVSSTSTTADGASSASASTTGEEEEGAQPDVPVQEAAPQRHTSAMVQLLGAYYTNQVTNDVERELDSFLKDAVPNLDSDPTDWWGKNEARYPRLAKVAKRYMCIPATSVPSERVFSACGLTVTKLRSRLTPEHVDMLIYLNKNE; from the exons atgaagcgacgcaagagaagtgctgtgtgggaacatttcaccctAAAAGAGGACGATGCAACGTGCAAAATATGTAAGGCTGTTTTGAagtacaacaattcaaccagTTCGTTAAATTACCACCTAAAAAGTTTACATGCCGCTGTGCTTGGAGGAGAGAGTGGAGGCGGAGCACGGCCAGGCCAGCCCTCCGTCGCCGAAGCGTTTTCCAAAAGAAAAGCGGTGTGTGATGACGCACGGGCAGAGGGCATCACCCAGAGGATTTGCAACATGGTTGAAAAGGATATGCTGCCTATAAGCATTGTGGATGGCAAGGGGTTTCGTGAGTTGATGAACTATTGTGAGCCAGACTACCAAATCCCTTCTCGAGAAACAATAACAACCCGCATAGAGGCTCGCTACAAAAGAAAGAAAGCCGAGCTGAAAGCACGACTGGCCAACACGCATGTAGCAATAACCACTGACTGTTGGACGTCAAATACAACAGAGAGCTATATCACCGTCACTTGCCACTACATGGAGGACTGGCTGATGAGGTCGGCAGTCCTAGCCACAGAGAGTATGCCGATGAGCCATACGGCTGATAATTTAGCAGAACGGCTGAATGAAATTGTGCATGCATGGGGGCTGACCGGGCGAGTGATAGCCTGTGTTCACGACAACGCGAGTAACATCGTCTTAGCAAACAGCCAACCTCGAGTCGACTGGGCCTCTGTTCCATGCTACACCCATACCCTACAACTGGCCATCAACGATGGTTTCGCTGGGACCCTGCACCAAGTCATCGCAGCTGCAGGAAGATTGGTCAAACACTTTAAGCACAGCACTAAAGCCACCAAAGCGCTGGAAACCAAGCAAGGCCAAATGGGCTTGGAACGCCACCAGCTCATTCAATCCTGCAAAACGAGGTGGAATTCAGTCTGTGACATGTTTGCGAGACTGGTGGAGCAGCGGTGGGCGGTGTGCGCCGTACTATCAGACCGCACGTTCACCAAGCTGTCTGATGCTCGGACACTTGAGATCAGAGACGACCACTGGAAAATCATGGAGGAAATGGGCCCTGTTCTAGTCGCTCTGAAGACAGCAACTACCGTGATGTCTACAGAGACTGAG gtGTCCATATCCAACACGTATCCCATCAGCTTCGGTTTAATCGACGTGCACCTCAAGAAGAGAGTCGAGGGAGACTCAGGCAAAGTGGCAGAATTCAAATCTAAAGTGGCTGCTTCACTGAGCAGACGGATGAAG attGCATCTGATGACTTCCTAACATCAACCCCAATGATAGCAACGATGGTGGACCCTCGGCACAAGCACCTGTCATTTCTCAGCCCAGCCAGGAGGATTTCAGCAAATGCCAAACTGCTTGAACTGGCTCAAGCAGAAGATGTGAGCTCCACATCCACAACAGCAGATGGAGCAAGCTCTGCCTCTGCCAGTACCactggagaggaggaggagggggctcAGCCAGACGTGCCTGTCCAGGAAGCTGCACCACAGAGACACACATCTGCTATGGTTCAACTCCTGGGTGCCTACTACACCAACCAGGTCACTAATGATGTGGAGAGAGAGCTGGACAGTTTTCTGAAGGATGCTGTGCCAAACCTTGATTCTGATCCCACAGATTGGTGGGGAAAAAATGAAGCAAGGTATCCGAGgttggcaaaagtggcaaaacgATACATGTGTATCCCTGCTACATCAGTGCCTTCTGAACGCGTGTTCTCAGCATGTGGCCTTACTGTAACCAAGCTGCGCTCACGGCTCACAcctgagcatgtagacatgctcatatacttgaataaaaatgaataa
- the LOC133640751 gene encoding E3 SUMO-protein ligase ZBED1-like isoform X3, giving the protein MVEKDMLPISIVDGKGFRELMNYCEPDYQIPSRETITTRIEARYKRKKAELKARLANTHVAITTDCWTSNTTESYITVTCHYMEDWLMRSAVLATESMPMSHTADNLAERLNEIVHAWGLTGRVIACVHDNASNIVLANSQPRVDWASVPCYTHTLQLAINDGFAGTLHQVIAAAGRLVKHFKHSTKATKALETKQGQMGLERHQLIQSCKTRWNSVCDMFARLVEQRWAVCAVLSDRTFTKLSDARTLEIRDDHWKIMEEMGPVLVALKTATTVMSTETEVSISNTYPISFGLIDVHLKKRVEGDSGKVAEFKSKVAASLSRRMKIASDDFLTSTPMIATMVDPRHKHLSFLSPARRISANAKLLELAQAEDVSSTSTTADGASSASASTTGEEEEGAQPDVPVQEAAPQRHTSAMVQLLGAYYTNQVTNDVERELDSFLKDAVPNLDSDPTDWWGKNEARYPRLAKVAKRYMCIPATSVPSERVFSACGLTVTKLRSRLTPEHVDMLIYLNKNE; this is encoded by the exons ATGGTTGAAAAGGATATGCTGCCTATAAGCATTGTGGATGGCAAGGGGTTTCGTGAGTTGATGAACTATTGTGAGCCAGACTACCAAATCCCTTCTCGAGAAACAATAACAACCCGCATAGAGGCTCGCTACAAAAGAAAGAAAGCCGAGCTGAAAGCACGACTGGCCAACACGCATGTAGCAATAACCACTGACTGTTGGACGTCAAATACAACAGAGAGCTATATCACCGTCACTTGCCACTACATGGAGGACTGGCTGATGAGGTCGGCAGTCCTAGCCACAGAGAGTATGCCGATGAGCCATACGGCTGATAATTTAGCAGAACGGCTGAATGAAATTGTGCATGCATGGGGGCTGACCGGGCGAGTGATAGCCTGTGTTCACGACAACGCGAGTAACATCGTCTTAGCAAACAGCCAACCTCGAGTCGACTGGGCCTCTGTTCCATGCTACACCCATACCCTACAACTGGCCATCAACGATGGTTTCGCTGGGACCCTGCACCAAGTCATCGCAGCTGCAGGAAGATTGGTCAAACACTTTAAGCACAGCACTAAAGCCACCAAAGCGCTGGAAACCAAGCAAGGCCAAATGGGCTTGGAACGCCACCAGCTCATTCAATCCTGCAAAACGAGGTGGAATTCAGTCTGTGACATGTTTGCGAGACTGGTGGAGCAGCGGTGGGCGGTGTGCGCCGTACTATCAGACCGCACGTTCACCAAGCTGTCTGATGCTCGGACACTTGAGATCAGAGACGACCACTGGAAAATCATGGAGGAAATGGGCCCTGTTCTAGTCGCTCTGAAGACAGCAACTACCGTGATGTCTACAGAGACTGAG gtGTCCATATCCAACACGTATCCCATCAGCTTCGGTTTAATCGACGTGCACCTCAAGAAGAGAGTCGAGGGAGACTCAGGCAAAGTGGCAGAATTCAAATCTAAAGTGGCTGCTTCACTGAGCAGACGGATGAAG attGCATCTGATGACTTCCTAACATCAACCCCAATGATAGCAACGATGGTGGACCCTCGGCACAAGCACCTGTCATTTCTCAGCCCAGCCAGGAGGATTTCAGCAAATGCCAAACTGCTTGAACTGGCTCAAGCAGAAGATGTGAGCTCCACATCCACAACAGCAGATGGAGCAAGCTCTGCCTCTGCCAGTACCactggagaggaggaggagggggctcAGCCAGACGTGCCTGTCCAGGAAGCTGCACCACAGAGACACACATCTGCTATGGTTCAACTCCTGGGTGCCTACTACACCAACCAGGTCACTAATGATGTGGAGAGAGAGCTGGACAGTTTTCTGAAGGATGCTGTGCCAAACCTTGATTCTGATCCCACAGATTGGTGGGGAAAAAATGAAGCAAGGTATCCGAGgttggcaaaagtggcaaaacgATACATGTGTATCCCTGCTACATCAGTGCCTTCTGAACGCGTGTTCTCAGCATGTGGCCTTACTGTAACCAAGCTGCGCTCACGGCTCACAcctgagcatgtagacatgctcatatacttgaataaaaatgaataa
- the LOC133640751 gene encoding E3 SUMO-protein ligase ZBED1-like isoform X2 — protein sequence MKRRKRSAVWEHFTLKEDDATCKICKAVLKYNNSTSSLNYHLKSLHAAVLGGESGGGARPGQPSVAEAFSKRKAVCDDARAEGITQRICNMVEKDMLPISIVDGKGFRELMNYCEPDYQIPSRETITTRIEARYKRKKAELKARLANTHVAITTDCWTSNTTESYITVTCHYMEDWLMRSAVLATESMPMSHTADNLAERLNEIVHAWGLTGRVIACVHDNASNIVLANSQPRVDWASVPCYTHTLQLAINDGFAGTLHQVIAAAGRLVKHFKHSTKATKALETKQGQMGLERHQLIQSCKTRWNSVCDMFARLVEQRWAVCAVLSDRTFTKLSDARTLEIRDDHWKIMEEMGPVLVALKTATTVMSTETEVSISNTYPISFGLIDVHLKKRVEGDSGKVAEFKSKVAASLSRRMKIASDDFLTSTPMIATMVDPRHKHLSFLSPARRISANAKLLELAQAEDVSSTSTTADGASSASASTTGEEEEGAQPDVPVQEAAPQRHTSAMVQLLGAYYTNQIGGEKMKQGIRGWQKWQNDTCVSLLHQCLLNACSQHVALL from the exons atgaagcgacgcaagagaagtgctgtgtgggaacatttcaccctAAAAGAGGACGATGCAACGTGCAAAATATGTAAGGCTGTTTTGAagtacaacaattcaaccagTTCGTTAAATTACCACCTAAAAAGTTTACATGCCGCTGTGCTTGGAGGAGAGAGTGGAGGCGGAGCACGGCCAGGCCAGCCCTCCGTCGCCGAAGCGTTTTCCAAAAGAAAAGCGGTGTGTGATGACGCACGGGCAGAGGGCATCACCCAGAGGATTTGCAACATGGTTGAAAAGGATATGCTGCCTATAAGCATTGTGGATGGCAAGGGGTTTCGTGAGTTGATGAACTATTGTGAGCCAGACTACCAAATCCCTTCTCGAGAAACAATAACAACCCGCATAGAGGCTCGCTACAAAAGAAAGAAAGCCGAGCTGAAAGCACGACTGGCCAACACGCATGTAGCAATAACCACTGACTGTTGGACGTCAAATACAACAGAGAGCTATATCACCGTCACTTGCCACTACATGGAGGACTGGCTGATGAGGTCGGCAGTCCTAGCCACAGAGAGTATGCCGATGAGCCATACGGCTGATAATTTAGCAGAACGGCTGAATGAAATTGTGCATGCATGGGGGCTGACCGGGCGAGTGATAGCCTGTGTTCACGACAACGCGAGTAACATCGTCTTAGCAAACAGCCAACCTCGAGTCGACTGGGCCTCTGTTCCATGCTACACCCATACCCTACAACTGGCCATCAACGATGGTTTCGCTGGGACCCTGCACCAAGTCATCGCAGCTGCAGGAAGATTGGTCAAACACTTTAAGCACAGCACTAAAGCCACCAAAGCGCTGGAAACCAAGCAAGGCCAAATGGGCTTGGAACGCCACCAGCTCATTCAATCCTGCAAAACGAGGTGGAATTCAGTCTGTGACATGTTTGCGAGACTGGTGGAGCAGCGGTGGGCGGTGTGCGCCGTACTATCAGACCGCACGTTCACCAAGCTGTCTGATGCTCGGACACTTGAGATCAGAGACGACCACTGGAAAATCATGGAGGAAATGGGCCCTGTTCTAGTCGCTCTGAAGACAGCAACTACCGTGATGTCTACAGAGACTGAG gtGTCCATATCCAACACGTATCCCATCAGCTTCGGTTTAATCGACGTGCACCTCAAGAAGAGAGTCGAGGGAGACTCAGGCAAAGTGGCAGAATTCAAATCTAAAGTGGCTGCTTCACTGAGCAGACGGATGAAG attGCATCTGATGACTTCCTAACATCAACCCCAATGATAGCAACGATGGTGGACCCTCGGCACAAGCACCTGTCATTTCTCAGCCCAGCCAGGAGGATTTCAGCAAATGCCAAACTGCTTGAACTGGCTCAAGCAGAAGATGTGAGCTCCACATCCACAACAGCAGATGGAGCAAGCTCTGCCTCTGCCAGTACCactggagaggaggaggagggggctcAGCCAGACGTGCCTGTCCAGGAAGCTGCACCACAGAGACACACATCTGCTATGGTTCAACTCCTGGGTGCCTACTACACCAACCAG ATTGGTGGGGAAAAAATGAAGCAAGGTATCCGAGgttggcaaaagtggcaaaacgATACATGTGTATCCCTGCTACATCAGTGCCTTCTGAACGCGTGTTCTCAGCATGTGGCCTTACTGTAA